CTGGAAACGCCATCGGTGTTGACTATCCAGAGTTGCCAGCGATAGGCTTCTTTGAGATTGAAGCCAAATTTGCCTACAGCCAGTTGGTAACTGGTCGTCGTCACCCCTTCGAGAACGAGGTCGCGCCACGTCCCATTTTCGTACCGCTGAATTTGAATGCCGTACCGCAACACATTCGCATTCGGCACCGACTGCCATTGCAGGTTGATGGGGACGGTTTTATCGCTAAAAATGGTGCCGTCGAGGGTGATAGGTACCGGCGGTCGGGGCGGGTCAACGCAGTTGGGGGTGGGACAGGGTTGATAGAACACGTGTCGCCACTCGCTTTTGGGGCCTTCTCGATTTTGAGCATCTACCGCCCAGACACGCCATCGGAATAAAGTGAGATTATTGGGGGCGGTGTCAACATACCAGGTGTCGCTCGTTTCGGCGATTTTGGTTTTGCCCCCCACATTGCTGCACCATTTACCGGCCTGGCAGATGTCGTGAGCATCAATCTCCACCCGGTATTTTCTGGCGTTCGCCACCGATTTCCACTCCAGGATGGTCTGGCGAGAGGTATGATTAAAGACGGCGCCGTCGGCCGGATAGAGTAATTTGGGCGTGCTCAGTCCAGGAATCACCTCGACGCGCAGCCCGGCCGTGGTTTCGCCAGCCGGATTTTTGGTGTATAACGTAAAGTCGGTCGTACGTTTCAGTTTAATAACCTGTTTACCCGGAGAAACCAGAGGGTCGCGGTGGTCTTCATAGACCAGATAGGCCACCGTGTTCAGACCGCCCTCTAAATCCCAACTCAACACCACCTCCTCATCAGGATTGATGATAGTGCGGTCGGCGACGAATTTATAGATGACCGGCTTGGTTTGAGGCGGCGGCGGTGGCGTCGGTGGAGCGCCGGGCGAAGGTGGGGGCGGCACATTCACAATTGGCAGTTGCGCCACATTACTGGGCGAGGAATATTGAGCATTGGCCGAAATCCAACCCCGCCTGTCGCTGTCGGAGGGATAAACAACCTGCCACCACGTTCCCTCCGGGTTTTTGCCCGTAATCTGCGCAGATTGACCATACGCCAGCACGCCCAGAATCGGGTAATTGGTGCCCGGCCCGGCCCGGACATACAACCCCTTCACAATAATCGTGGCGCGCGGGCTACTGCTGACAATGCTGACCGGTTGCGCGCCGCTGACGGCCTGGCTCGGCTCGACCAGGCTGGGAGGGGCAACCAGGGTAGGGGTAGGCGCAACCGCGCCCTCTCCCGGCGCAGACGGTTGTTCGGGGAGGACGGACTGGGAGGCGCTTACCGTGACCACGTGGGGGTCGCTTGCCTGGTTTTTTACATTATACGCGCGAAGCTCAAGCGCGTGGCTGCCAACAGCCTGCGGAGTCCAGCGATAACTATCGCGTAGCACATTGACAGGCGGCTCAACCGGTTTATTGTAAACGGGCTGACCATCAATCAACAACTCCACTCGCGCCACACCTTGAACATCGGTTGCGCCAAATTCTACTACCACTACTTGACCCATCACCACATTGACACCATTTTGTGGATAGGTAATGACAGCATTTGGCTTACCACCACTTTGACCTAACCCAGAACTAAGGCTGCAAGCCAGAGTGGTGAGCGTAATCAATAAAACAACAACCTTGAGGCGGGACATGCTGAAAATTCTAGTCATCAAATTCCTCCATTTCAATCTAGCCAGGAATAAAGCACATTAGTACTACCTTAACAACTAACTTCTTGTACATTGCCAGGATGATCACCACGCTATTTTTCTGTCATCAGCATGGTTGCCATCTCGATCACCTCGTCTCGACTTGGGGAGTTGAGGTATTTTACATCACTCCAATCGTAGTGCAGGTCTGAAACTTTTTGGTTCTGGCTTGTCCAGGTTAGGATATATGGCAATTATTATACCATAAAAAGTTATTTTCTGGCCCACGAGATTAGTATGCCTCTGGCAAGCAATCCGGCCAAATCGGTTAAGGTCATCAAAACCGAAGAAAAAGGTTCGGGTGTGAACATTGCGGCTCATCTCGTCAATGTGGGCATAAGCAACGTTTTGATGTCGCGGTGCTCATCACCAACGACTCTGATTTGCTTGAACCTCTCAAGACCCCACGCTGTGGTGATGCACGAACCGTGCTGTCCAATGCACGCGGCCTGGCCAAATTGGCGGTTCGGCCAGGGTTTCTGGATTAGGGCTTTGTTTGCCAATTACTTGGTACTGGTGGTGATGACAAAGGAAGTTGGCTCTTTGGGATTTTCCGTGGCATACCCCAATATATAGGGGCGAATCCTTGTGGTCGCCCTGGGCAGGCACAAGACCTGCCCCTACACCACGGAAATTCTGGAAGAACCAGGAAGTTATTTGGGGATAACGTCTAAACGGTTTATTTTTTGGGGGGTAAAAAATCAAGGTTATTTTCTGCGCCCGTAAATAGGTTTGCTGGCGAATTGGTTGGTCAGGATCGTGAGGCCGAGCGCTGACTTTGGCGGTGAAATATTTGATGGCGATAGTCTCGTTTTGGGGTAGCAATAGCTCACATAACCGTTGCAGATTAAGCCATTTGTAAGGTGTTCCTCTTAACGAACCGTAATAGAGGTTAAATCCGTCTACATAAACAATGGTGGGGTATAAATGCAGAAGCCGCAGCATCTGCTACGGCCTCGCGCCCTATTCTCAAAAGAATAGGGGGGATATGCAGATATGATACGGCGAAAAGGGTCATTTGTCAAGAATAAATCTCTACTCAGATTGGTAATTTTACGGCGAAAACCCTCGTTGCCCTGACGGATGAGTTAAGTAGCCAGCACAGTGTTCTTGCTGATGGCCTTTAGCTTAACATTGATCTCGTTTGTTGGAAATCTTTTCTCTCCGACAGGCTGCTAGCCGTAGCAATCCCTACCTTGGCTTTTGCCGAAATTTAACAGCGCTATGCTTGCGAAATGAGACGGGCTATAGTACAGTAGGCCGGTTGCTTTAATCCCGCAGAAGCGGTTAGGTTATGGAGTACCGGGATGAAATACAAATGGCTACTTTTTGACGCCGACGGCACCTTATTTGATTACGACCGGGCTGAACAATTTGCCCTGCAACATACCTTTGGGCAACTCGGCTATCCGTTTGAGGAGCGGTATTTGCATGCGTATCGCCGCATCAACCACGCCATCTGGCTTGAGTTTGAACAGGGCAAAATAGATCAGGCCAGCCTCAGAACGCGACGTTTTGAATTGCTTTTTGAAACGGTTAACATTACTTATAACCCGCAAGTTTTTAGCGCCGCCTACCTGGCCAACCTGGCCGCAGCCTCTTTTTTGATGGCAGGGGCAGAGGAAACCGTTGAATTACTGTCGCCAAAATATAATATCCTCATCATCACCAACGGCCTGGCCGAAGTGCAAAGGCCCCGCTTCAAAGGTTCAGCCATTTATAGGCACATCAAAGAAATCATTATCTCCGAAGAAGTTGGCGCGGCCAAACCGGACCCGCAAATTTTTAGCCTTGCTTTTGCCCGCATGCGCCATCCGGCCAAAAATGAGGTGTTGATCATCGGCGACAGCCTGACCTCGGATATTCAGGGCGGGCGCAATTACGGGATTGATACGTGTTGGTTCAACCCGCACAGACAAATAAACGGCCAAATACTGCCTACGTTTGAAATACAAACGTTAGCGGAACTGCCCAGGATATTGGAGAGCGTTAAATAATGATCCAACAAAAAATAGAGCCTCAACGCCTGGAAGAGGGCAGCGAGCTATTGCTTGACTTCAACAAATTGAAAAAAGTGGCCCAGGCGCGGGCGGCGGTGCTGCCGGTAGTGGTGCAGCACGCCGACACGCGCGAGGTGCTGCTGATAGGCTACGCCAATGAAACGGCGCTAAATTATACGCTGGCGCACAGGGTGGCTGCGTTTTGGAGCACTTCCAGGGATGAGTTATGGATCAAGGGGGCCACCTCCGGCGACACCCTGGCCATTGTGGAGATACGGGTGAATTGCGAACAAAATTCTTTGTTGTACCTGGTCAAACCTCTGGGCGTGGGCGCATGTCATACCAAAAACGCTGCCGGAAAAGCGCGGCTGAGTTGTTACTACCGCCGGATCAAGCAGGGGCAACTGGAATTTGTAACTGAACAAGAAAGGGATCTTTAACAGAATGAGTGTTTTGAAACTGGGCTTGCCTAAAGGCAGTCTCCAAGAATCAACCATAAAACTTTTTGGCAAGGCCGGTTATAAAATATCGCTGTCGGGCCGTTCTTACGTGCCCCAAATTGACGACCCGGAGATTGAGTGTTTGATGTTCCGCGCCCAGGAAATGGCCCGCTACGTGGAACGCGGCGTGCTGGACGTGGGCTTAACGGGCAAAGACTGGATTACCGAAAACAACGCGGACGTGGTTGAAGTGGAAGATTTGGTTTACAGCAAATCCACCTCGGATTCTTATCGCTGGGTGGTGGCTGTGCCGGAGGCTTCGGATATTCACAGCGTGAAAGACCTGGAAGGCAAACGCATTGCCACCGAACTGGTGCAGGCCACCCGGCGATATTTAGAACGGCATGGCGTTTCGGCAGAAGTGGAGTATTCATGGGGCGCAACAGAGATTAAAGTGCCGCATCTGGTTGACGCCATTGTTGAGGGCACGGAAACCGGCGCTTCATTGCGGGCGCACCGCCTGCGGATTGTGGATACGGTGGTGGAATCAAACACCAAACTTATTGCCAATCAGCAAGCCTGGGCCGACCGGTGGAAGCGTGAAAAAATAGAGATAGTGGCTATGCTGCTCAAGGGCGCGCTGGAAGCCGAGGGCAAGGTGGGGCTGAAGATGAACGTGCCCAAGTCCAAACTGGAACAGGTTTCCGGCCAGCTTTCGGCGCTGCACACCCCCACCATTTCTAATCAGACTGACGCCGATTGGGTGGCCCTGGAAGTGGTGATTGACAAACAAACCGTGCGAGATGTCATTCCCAGGCTCAAAAAAGCCGGGGCCGAGGGGATTATTGAATATCCGTTGAATAGTGTGATTTATTAAGCCCCAAAAGCTCTTTATTTTCCGGCACGTTTTCCAAAAACGAAGCGCGCAACTCGGGGTCGTCAATATTATCGGCATGGCGACGGAGCAGGGCCAGGCCCGTTTGCAAAACTTCGGCGGCGGCCTCGGTATTACCGGCGGCTTGCAAAACCCGGTAAACGGTCAAATAAAGGCGAATGGGATCGTGAATGCCCAGGGTGGCGTGGGGCTTGAGCCAGGTCAAACAGACATCTATTTCGGTTTGGGCCTGGCCCACCTCGCCTTTGGCCAGTAGACAGCGGGCCAAACCGGCTCGCGCCTCAATAACGCCGGCCTCTTTGCCGGCCTGGGTATGGATGGTTTGCGCCTGCTGATAAGCATGCCTGGCTTTCACCAGGTCATTCAATCCTTCTAAAGCCAGCCCCAACACCAACCATGTATCGCCCTCAAAAGCGCGAATTTTGAGGCTCTGGAATATCTCCAACGCCTGGCCAATGTGTTCCCGGGCCGCAGCATACTCCCCGTTATCCAGGTGAATAAAGCCGACAGCCCTTAAATCTTCGGCCTCCCCCTGGTTATCCTCAATCTGCCGCCGGATGGTCATGGCCTGTTGGAGATACGTTTGAGCCGTTTGATAATGCCCCAACGCTTTATAAATCAAGGCCAGGCGGTGCAGGCAAATGGCCTCTCCGCGCCGATAACCGATCAAACGGTTGATTTCCAGAGCTTGTTGGCCTAACGTTTTAGCGCCGGCGTAATCGCCCGTCTCCTGATACCACGCCCCCAAATTACTCAGGCAAACTGCCTGGCCCGGCCAATGGCTCACCGCCCGATTGATGGTCAGGGCGCGCTGGTAATAATCTTCTGCCTGGGCGTAATCATACAATTGCCGGTGGACGGTGCCCAACGCATTGAGACACCGGGCCTGGCCATGTTGACATTCAGCTTTGGCAAAGATATTTTGGGCAGCCTGGAGATGTTCGCGCGCCGCCTTAAAATCGCCCCGGTTAATGGCAATCTGGGCCATTTGCTCCAGACTTTCGCCCTCTAAAACAGGATTCCCGGCCTGGCGCGCCGTCTGCAAGCCTGCTTCGGCCTCGGTAGTGGCCTGGACAAAACGACTGGCCGCCCGTTCGTAAGCCGCCCGCCGGTTATGCACGGCGGACTGCCGGGCCGGATCACCAGACGTTTGGGCCAACGTTTGTAGAGTCACCAAATCGGCGGCTTGGGCTTTGCGCTGGCCCTGCCGGCTATAGATTTGTTCCCTGGCCAACAACAACTCAAATTGCTGCTGCTCAGTTTTGTCATTCCGCTCCAGGTGATCCAGGGCTTCGAGGGCCTGCGTATACCAGAACAAGGCTATGGGGCCGGCATAGCGGGCCTCGGCTTGTGTGGCTGCTTGTAAGCTATACTTTAACCTTTTTTCAGATTCCTGGGCCTGGTGAAAATGGCCGGCCAGGGCGGGGGCAATGGTTTCGGTTTCGGCGGCGTAACGCCGTTCCAGGGCCTCGCCGGCCTCGCGGTGCATCAACCGCCGTTTAAGCCCGCCCAGATTTTGATAAAATACTTGCCGGATCTCCGGGTGTTTGAAGCGCAGCACGCCCTCGTGCGGCGTTTCTCTGATGAATTGCCGCTCCAGGGCAATATCCAGGTTTTCCAGCGCATCCCATTCCGAAAGGTCGCTCATCTCGTGCAGGTCGGCAAAGCGGAAGGTGGGGCCAAGGATGGCGGCCTGGTACAAAAGGGTTTGGGTTTCCTTGCTCAAACGATCAATCCGGCGATGGACGGCTTCGTGAATATTTTTGGGCAGGTCGCTCTCCACCACTGAGGCCAGGCGCCGCCGGGCGTCACGCCGGGCCACTACCCCCTCCTCCAACAAACCCCGGGCCACCTCGTCCACAAACAGGGGGTTGCCCTGCGTGCGGCGATAAATTGCCGCCACCAGGTCCAGGGGCACCGGCTGCTGCCAGATATTTTCCAACATTTCCTTGACCTTGCCTTGAGGCAGTCGCTCTAAAGAAATAGAGTGGAACGTAACATAACGCGGCAGGTCGGCCAGCAGTTGGACCAGGCACTGATTTTGGGCCGGATCATCGTTCCGGCCTGCTTTGTCTTCATTATGAAGGCCCACCATCATCAGGCTCATCTGCGCGCAGTGACGCTCCAGGTAGTGCCAGAGTTGCAGGCTGCTCTGGTCGGCCCACTGCAAATCATCCAAAATAAACAACCAGGGCTGTTTTTGGGCGGCCCGGGCAATGATGCCGGCCACGCCGGTAATTTCGGCCGGCGGGGATTGGGCATCGGCTGTTGCTGCGGCCGGAATCAATTGAGGGATTTCGGACACAAACCGGCAGATCTCGGCTAACACCTGTTTTACCGGATCATGATCGGCCGGGGCACAGGACAAATAACTTTTCAGGGCGTCAATAAAAGGTTGGTAGGCCGAATATTTTTTTGACCGGCAGCAATGGCCGATCAGGATGGTCGTCTGCTCAACCTGCTGGACCAGGGCCTGGGCCAACCGGGTTTTGCCTACGCCCGGCTCGCCGGTAATGAACACAAGCTGGCCCCGGCCCTGTTGGGTTTCGGCCCACAATTCGGCCAAACGCCGGAGCGGTTTTTCCCGGCCAACCAGGGCCGGCCGGGAGTGGCGCGCCAGGGGTTCCCGGCTAACGGGCGACACAAGGGCGGCCAGGATACTGCGCACCCGGCGGGCGGTGGCGTAACGTTTGGTGGGGTCTTTATCCAACAGTTTCAGGATGAGGTGTTCCAACGAGCAGGACAGGTTGGGGTTGAGGGCGCGGGGCGATTGGGGAATACTGCGGCGATGGTGTTCCAGCACTTCCTCATCGCTGCCTTCAAAGGGGCGCACGCCGGTGAACAATTCGTACATCATCACGCCCAGGGCGTATAAATCGGTGCGGGCGTCAATGGGGTGGCCCAGCACTTGCTCCGGGGCCAGGTAGTGGGCGGTGACCAAAGCCAGGGGCACGTCAAAATTAAGCAACGATTTGCCGCTTTCCAGGCGGCCCAGGCCAAAATCGCTGATCTTTACCCGGCCGGCCAGCAGCACGTTTTTGGGCTTGAGGTCGCCGTGAATAACGCCGTGGTTATGGGCATATTCCAGGCCCAGGGCAATGTCTTGGGCAATGCTCAGGGCCAGGTCAAAGGGAACCGGCTGCCCGCCGCCCTCGTCAATCAAGTCGCGCAGTAGTTTGCTTTCAACCAACTCCTCAACCATGAACGAAAGGCCGTGTTCTTCGTCGCAATCATAAACGTTAACAATATTGGGGTGATCCAGTTCAACTATCTGGCGGCCCTGGTCCAAAAATTGCTCAATGGCTTCCTCGCTAAAAGAGGCCGATAGAATTTTAATGGCCACCGGCTGGTTAAGGCGGGTGTCGGTGGCTCTGAACACCGTGCCCAAAATACCCTCGCCAATTTTGTCTTCAATGTAGTAACGGTTTTTTAAGGTTTGGCCGGGCAGGTTCAGGGTTTCGCGCACGCGCAGAGCGTTGAGGGCGGAATGGACCGAGGGGTAGATGGCAAAAAAGTCAAGATAGCCGGCCAGTTCAATGAGCTGCTGCACGTTGATGGAGGGGCCGGCCAAAGCCAGGTGCGCGCCCCTGGTTTCTTTGCGAAACCTGACCAGCGCCCTGAGTCCGGCCACTTGCATCAATTCCACCTCAGACATGTCAATGATCAGTTGAGTGGGCCAGCCGTTTTCCACCAATTCGGCCAACTGTTGTTTCAATTCGGCCACCACCTGCTCGTCAAAAATGCCGGTGGCTTTTAAGATGGCGGCTTTGCCGCCGGGTACCTGTTTTAGTTGGGCGCTTTGGGTGGGGGTGAGGTCAAACATGTGGCCTTCCTGGGCAATCATCACGTTGACCGGCTTTTGCCCGGGATATTGATTTTGCTGGAACTTGAGGGTGTCGGCCAAAATTTTTTCCAGGTCCTGGTCGGTGTAGGTGGGATCGTAGTGGAAGAGCAGCAGGTTTTCAACGCGGGCCGCCTGGGCCATCTCCACGCCCATAAACGAGGAACTGTGGCCCCAATCCTCTTTTTCGTCAGACTCGCGCTGGGTAAATTGGGCGTCAAAAATAAGCACGTTGGCCCCGGCAAAAAAGTCAAGATAGGGCCGCAGGTCGGCCCCGCTGGGGTAGGCCGCATCGCTGGCGTAAACAAATACCTTGTCTCCTTTTTCAAAGCGAAAAGAGTAGGCGTCGCCGGGGTGATGGTTGCGGATGGTGTGGAGGCGCAGGTCGCCAAACTCAAGCGGCTCGCCCGGCTCCAGGTGGATAAAGGTTATTTCGGCCTGCATGTAGTCCAGCGACACCGGGAAACTGAGTGGCTCTTGCTGCCGGCGCAAAGCCGCTTCCAGATCATGCACGCCGTAGATAAAGATTTTGTTGCCGGGGATAAAGGCGGGCCGGAAAAAGGGAAACCCCTGGATATGGTCCCAATGGGGATGGCTGAAGAACAGGTGGATCACGCCCTGGCCCTGGCCCCACACGCCCTGCATCAACTCCCGGCCCAATTCGCGGATACCGGAACCGGCGTCAATGATGAACAGGTCGTCGTCTGAACGGATTTCGATGCAGGGGGTGTTGCCCCCGGCCGTCATGCTGCCCAACGGCGATAAACCATCCAGGTAGGTTTCAATAATTTGGCGACGTTCCTGTTGCAACCGCAATAAGCCCGTGTGAGTGTGCGTGGGGGCAATGACCATTTGGTCATCTAATACCGCGGCAATGAGTTCTTCTCTAAATGTGCCGCTTTCCACTTTGGAGATATTGAGGATGGCCGAAACAATTTTCTCCCGCACTTCCTCCGGCCGGATGGGGGTGGGAACGGACCCCCGCGCTCCCCAAATTTTTACTCTCATGCCTCTGCCTTTACCAACGGTTGGGGTTTGGTAATTTATCTTATTATATCGGTTTTTGAGTTAAAACGCTATAGGCTTTTTTGGTAAAAAGGAGCCTACTGCACTTGCTCAAGATTAGCCCAGGGAACAAAATGCTCTTGCTTATCTATGGTGACATAAGCCCCCGGCGCAACCACCCCACCGGGGACAGGCTGCGGTTCTGCCGGCATAGAGGCAATATGGCCGGTGACGCCCAATAAGCTTCCCCGCGTAATGCGCACCCGGCTGCCTACCTTAATCTCCCGCGCCGGCTGCGCGCCGGTTGCGTTGGGCAAGGCCAGGCCACTGGTGGTGGCTAAAATAACCGGGGGCGCTGCCGGT
This genomic interval from Anaerolineae bacterium contains the following:
- a CDS encoding SH3 domain-containing protein, with the protein product MTRIFSMSRLKVVVLLITLTTLACSLSSGLGQSGGKPNAVITYPQNGVNVVMGQVVVVEFGATDVQGVARVELLIDGQPVYNKPVEPPVNVLRDSYRWTPQAVGSHALELRAYNVKNQASDPHVVTVSASQSVLPEQPSAPGEGAVAPTPTLVAPPSLVEPSQAVSGAQPVSIVSSSPRATIIVKGLYVRAGPGTNYPILGVLAYGQSAQITGKNPEGTWWQVVYPSDSDRRGWISANAQYSSPSNVAQLPIVNVPPPPSPGAPPTPPPPPQTKPVIYKFVADRTIINPDEEVVLSWDLEGGLNTVAYLVYEDHRDPLVSPGKQVIKLKRTTDFTLYTKNPAGETTAGLRVEVIPGLSTPKLLYPADGAVFNHTSRQTILEWKSVANARKYRVEIDAHDICQAGKWCSNVGGKTKIAETSDTWYVDTAPNNLTLFRWRVWAVDAQNREGPKSEWRHVFYQPCPTPNCVDPPRPPVPITLDGTIFSDKTVPINLQWQSVPNANVLRYGIQIQRYENGTWRDLVLEGVTTTSYQLAVGKFGFNLKEAYRWQLWIVNTDGVSSSRTDWLSFSYQAPPVPPGPPTQPPKITIQLPPVPANQPIKLTWEPLPGENIRYVIEIKSSSGKSKTFEVTTPEFIFIPVQLMAELAQAPLQLSDLFASLTGAPLLAQQPVETWQWRVWGRNNDGDGPPSDWQTLTVLLEGGDPDTPPGPGPMPSTPLPAPVLNSPANGFVSNTPQFSLAWSAVDQAVGYVVEVDFFDKCGPGKWCADSDPGNLQVIGVTETTYVLNWDPNLQRGRWRVAAVDAANNPGAKSDWFEFAYQSQVTPPNPNVLPAPGNPYPADGATVNGTTNIIALQWDAIPNAAGYNFEIEGVGGIACPVNACSMEWNGTNPIRWRAWAIDAAGAAGTQSPWWQFTYVYTPPEPQPQPTTEPTTEPQPQPTTEPGPTILPVTETPGNPFPADGTQIDATTSRVALQWGSVANAVGYVVEIEGVGQFSVVDPVYAFEWNGAAQGRWRVWGMDAAGNPGPQSPWWTFFYVLSPPPTQEPPAPPTQEPPPPTEEPPPPPTEEPPPPPTEEPPPTEEPPPPTQEPPPPPTQEPSAGGGGG
- a CDS encoding YjjG family noncanonical pyrimidine nucleotidase produces the protein MKYKWLLFDADGTLFDYDRAEQFALQHTFGQLGYPFEERYLHAYRRINHAIWLEFEQGKIDQASLRTRRFELLFETVNITYNPQVFSAAYLANLAAASFLMAGAEETVELLSPKYNILIITNGLAEVQRPRFKGSAIYRHIKEIIISEEVGAAKPDPQIFSLAFARMRHPAKNEVLIIGDSLTSDIQGGRNYGIDTCWFNPHRQINGQILPTFEIQTLAELPRILESVK
- a CDS encoding phosphoribosyl-AMP cyclohydrolase is translated as MIQQKIEPQRLEEGSELLLDFNKLKKVAQARAAVLPVVVQHADTREVLLIGYANETALNYTLAHRVAAFWSTSRDELWIKGATSGDTLAIVEIRVNCEQNSLLYLVKPLGVGACHTKNAAGKARLSCYYRRIKQGQLEFVTEQERDL
- a CDS encoding ATP phosphoribosyltransferase, translating into MSVLKLGLPKGSLQESTIKLFGKAGYKISLSGRSYVPQIDDPEIECLMFRAQEMARYVERGVLDVGLTGKDWITENNADVVEVEDLVYSKSTSDSYRWVVAVPEASDIHSVKDLEGKRIATELVQATRRYLERHGVSAEVEYSWGATEIKVPHLVDAIVEGTETGASLRAHRLRIVDTVVESNTKLIANQQAWADRWKREKIEIVAMLLKGALEAEGKVGLKMNVPKSKLEQVSGQLSALHTPTISNQTDADWVALEVVIDKQTVRDVIPRLKKAGAEGIIEYPLNSVIY
- a CDS encoding tetratricopeptide repeat protein, giving the protein MRVKIWGARGSVPTPIRPEEVREKIVSAILNISKVESGTFREELIAAVLDDQMVIAPTHTHTGLLRLQQERRQIIETYLDGLSPLGSMTAGGNTPCIEIRSDDDLFIIDAGSGIRELGRELMQGVWGQGQGVIHLFFSHPHWDHIQGFPFFRPAFIPGNKIFIYGVHDLEAALRRQQEPLSFPVSLDYMQAEITFIHLEPGEPLEFGDLRLHTIRNHHPGDAYSFRFEKGDKVFVYASDAAYPSGADLRPYLDFFAGANVLIFDAQFTQRESDEKEDWGHSSSFMGVEMAQAARVENLLLFHYDPTYTDQDLEKILADTLKFQQNQYPGQKPVNVMIAQEGHMFDLTPTQSAQLKQVPGGKAAILKATGIFDEQVVAELKQQLAELVENGWPTQLIIDMSEVELMQVAGLRALVRFRKETRGAHLALAGPSINVQQLIELAGYLDFFAIYPSVHSALNALRVRETLNLPGQTLKNRYYIEDKIGEGILGTVFRATDTRLNQPVAIKILSASFSEEAIEQFLDQGRQIVELDHPNIVNVYDCDEEHGLSFMVEELVESKLLRDLIDEGGGQPVPFDLALSIAQDIALGLEYAHNHGVIHGDLKPKNVLLAGRVKISDFGLGRLESGKSLLNFDVPLALVTAHYLAPEQVLGHPIDARTDLYALGVMMYELFTGVRPFEGSDEEVLEHHRRSIPQSPRALNPNLSCSLEHLILKLLDKDPTKRYATARRVRSILAALVSPVSREPLARHSRPALVGREKPLRRLAELWAETQQGRGQLVFITGEPGVGKTRLAQALVQQVEQTTILIGHCCRSKKYSAYQPFIDALKSYLSCAPADHDPVKQVLAEICRFVSEIPQLIPAAATADAQSPPAEITGVAGIIARAAQKQPWLFILDDLQWADQSSLQLWHYLERHCAQMSLMMVGLHNEDKAGRNDDPAQNQCLVQLLADLPRYVTFHSISLERLPQGKVKEMLENIWQQPVPLDLVAAIYRRTQGNPLFVDEVARGLLEEGVVARRDARRRLASVVESDLPKNIHEAVHRRIDRLSKETQTLLYQAAILGPTFRFADLHEMSDLSEWDALENLDIALERQFIRETPHEGVLRFKHPEIRQVFYQNLGGLKRRLMHREAGEALERRYAAETETIAPALAGHFHQAQESEKRLKYSLQAATQAEARYAGPIALFWYTQALEALDHLERNDKTEQQQFELLLAREQIYSRQGQRKAQAADLVTLQTLAQTSGDPARQSAVHNRRAAYERAASRFVQATTEAEAGLQTARQAGNPVLEGESLEQMAQIAINRGDFKAAREHLQAAQNIFAKAECQHGQARCLNALGTVHRQLYDYAQAEDYYQRALTINRAVSHWPGQAVCLSNLGAWYQETGDYAGAKTLGQQALEINRLIGYRRGEAICLHRLALIYKALGHYQTAQTYLQQAMTIRRQIEDNQGEAEDLRAVGFIHLDNGEYAAAREHIGQALEIFQSLKIRAFEGDTWLVLGLALEGLNDLVKARHAYQQAQTIHTQAGKEAGVIEARAGLARCLLAKGEVGQAQTEIDVCLTWLKPHATLGIHDPIRLYLTVYRVLQAAGNTEAAAEVLQTGLALLRRHADNIDDPELRASFLENVPENKELLGLNKSHYSTDIQ